A genomic segment from Polyangia bacterium encodes:
- a CDS encoding MXAN_5808 family serine peptidase, whose amino-acid sequence MRRFSKVFAFTVACTAALVLTIRHGGEGIRVSTDNTLRAAVRASGGGKYDLSQLPIFSKTLFFVRENYFDKNRLDPRRMLVGALDFVQRDVPEILIDRWPEQDPKQVTVKVNGQQRTFSIEKVDAPWNLRTTLQDIFRFVQPNLQPVPEKEESRRLVEIEMAATNGMLQTLDPHSVLLDVETYKDMRTQTQGKFGGLGIVIEMDKKSRITVKRPMLDTPAIRVGIKAKDHIVRINNESTINMTLNEAVDRLRGDVDTNVDVYVERDTAPGVRKFTITRAFIRPPSIDPPARVLVAPPVGNQQAAKIGYFHLQHFSANSASDLGDALAMFEKEKVKGIIMDLRGNPGGLYEQAQKVADAFIESGTLVSMVGAGGAHLKDEAATKSDREPKVPLAVLVNQNSASASEIVSGAMKNLDRGVVIGEGTFGKGSVQVLFDIASPISFGDKSDDDKLGLKLTTAQYLTPGDISIQGVGVIPDIETDPLLVQKDGDRSWIRLQPSAHKRREADYEWHLEHPSVRRGEKPMDTISYLFVTKAPDKKAHPGDDDDDAANADPDDQPEPDEDADLKTDFLMDFARDLLAQAKTMKRRELVQGSKAFLDKVKAAEDHKVSQALEKLGVDWSQSPTSTGPSPQLQLSLQTVGDAAKVPAGNVVKVRGTVKNTGSSTAYRVRALLESDNPIFDENEMVFGKIAAGDSRTYDLSVKVPTSSFTRTDALKGTLFSQRGVASGGTELTVNIEGKPRPMFAYTYQTVDDLKGDNHDGQVQRGEQVRTLVTVKNIGVGRALHTEAVLRNGAGQEGLLISAGRFDAKDMAPGETKTFSFVYEIRPDFKGDEYQLELAVGDTTLGESVTDKIKVKIAGGGPAPEAASGDVTMTHDGVAVREAPIDGSLVVGRADKGNAFKVTGKLGAFTRVDLDNGRSAFVATADTSAGGTPHGAIRPEWQVTPPLLTVSAPTVTTGESVHVTGHVSDDKVVRDVYIRVWNRNAKTAMKKVFYQPNTPTGDRSKMDFAADVPLWPGSNMVQVFARESNEVQSLQTAVVLKRSSPNLVAQPSEAAAAGKNLPTPSFPPDKAQRSTKK is encoded by the coding sequence ATGCGCCGGTTCAGCAAGGTGTTCGCATTCACGGTCGCTTGCACGGCGGCGCTGGTCTTGACCATCCGCCACGGCGGCGAGGGCATCAGGGTCAGCACCGACAACACGCTGCGCGCGGCGGTGCGCGCCAGCGGCGGCGGCAAGTACGATCTGTCGCAGCTGCCGATCTTTTCCAAGACGCTGTTCTTCGTCCGCGAAAACTACTTCGACAAGAACCGCCTGGACCCGCGTCGAATGCTGGTGGGCGCGCTGGACTTCGTTCAGCGCGACGTGCCCGAAATTCTGATCGACCGCTGGCCCGAGCAAGATCCGAAGCAGGTCACGGTCAAGGTGAACGGCCAGCAGCGGACGTTCTCGATCGAGAAGGTCGACGCGCCGTGGAACCTGCGCACCACGCTTCAGGACATTTTCCGTTTCGTGCAGCCGAACCTGCAGCCGGTCCCTGAAAAGGAAGAGTCGCGCCGCCTGGTGGAGATCGAGATGGCCGCCACCAACGGCATGCTGCAGACGCTGGATCCGCACTCGGTCCTGCTGGACGTCGAGACCTACAAGGACATGCGCACGCAGACCCAGGGCAAGTTCGGGGGCCTCGGCATCGTCATCGAGATGGACAAGAAGAGCCGCATCACCGTCAAGCGCCCGATGCTGGACACCCCGGCCATCCGCGTCGGCATCAAGGCCAAGGACCACATCGTCCGCATCAACAACGAATCCACCATCAACATGACCCTGAACGAGGCGGTGGATCGGCTGCGCGGCGACGTCGACACCAACGTCGACGTGTACGTGGAACGCGACACCGCGCCCGGGGTGCGCAAGTTCACCATCACCCGCGCCTTCATCCGCCCGCCTTCGATCGATCCGCCGGCCCGGGTGCTGGTGGCGCCGCCGGTCGGCAATCAGCAGGCGGCCAAGATCGGCTATTTCCACCTGCAGCACTTCTCCGCCAACAGCGCCAGCGATCTGGGCGACGCGCTGGCTATGTTCGAGAAGGAGAAGGTCAAAGGGATCATCATGGACCTGCGCGGGAACCCGGGCGGTCTTTACGAGCAGGCGCAGAAGGTGGCCGACGCCTTCATCGAATCGGGCACGCTGGTGTCGATGGTGGGCGCCGGCGGCGCGCACCTCAAAGACGAAGCCGCTACCAAGAGCGATCGCGAGCCCAAGGTGCCGCTGGCCGTGCTGGTGAATCAGAACTCGGCCAGCGCGTCGGAGATCGTCTCGGGCGCGATGAAGAACCTGGACCGCGGCGTGGTGATCGGCGAAGGCACCTTCGGCAAGGGATCGGTGCAGGTGCTGTTCGACATCGCGTCGCCGATCTCCTTCGGCGACAAGTCCGACGACGACAAGCTGGGGCTAAAGCTGACCACCGCCCAGTACCTGACGCCGGGGGACATCTCGATTCAAGGCGTGGGCGTCATCCCGGACATCGAGACCGATCCGCTGCTGGTGCAGAAGGACGGCGACCGGTCGTGGATTCGCCTGCAGCCGTCGGCGCACAAGCGCCGCGAAGCGGATTACGAATGGCACCTGGAACACCCCAGCGTTCGCCGCGGCGAAAAGCCGATGGACACCATCTCGTATCTCTTCGTCACCAAGGCGCCCGACAAGAAGGCCCACCCGGGAGACGACGACGACGATGCGGCGAACGCCGATCCTGACGACCAGCCCGAGCCGGACGAAGACGCCGACCTCAAGACCGACTTCTTGATGGACTTCGCCCGCGACCTTCTGGCCCAGGCCAAGACCATGAAACGGCGCGAGCTGGTGCAAGGGTCGAAGGCGTTCCTCGACAAGGTGAAGGCCGCGGAAGACCACAAGGTCAGCCAGGCCCTGGAAAAGCTGGGCGTCGACTGGAGCCAGTCGCCGACGTCGACCGGGCCGTCGCCGCAATTGCAGCTGTCGTTGCAGACCGTAGGTGACGCCGCCAAGGTACCCGCCGGCAACGTGGTCAAGGTGCGCGGCACGGTGAAGAACACCGGCAGCAGCACCGCCTACCGCGTGCGCGCCCTGCTGGAAAGCGACAACCCCATCTTCGACGAGAACGAGATGGTTTTCGGCAAGATCGCGGCCGGTGATTCCAGGACCTACGATCTGTCGGTGAAGGTGCCGACGTCGTCGTTCACCCGCACCGACGCGCTGAAGGGAACGCTGTTCAGCCAGCGCGGCGTGGCCAGCGGCGGTACGGAGCTGACGGTGAACATCGAAGGCAAGCCGCGACCGATGTTCGCGTACACCTATCAGACGGTCGACGATCTCAAGGGCGATAACCACGACGGCCAGGTCCAGCGCGGCGAGCAAGTGCGCACACTGGTGACGGTGAAGAACATCGGCGTCGGCCGCGCTTTGCACACCGAAGCGGTCCTGCGCAACGGCGCCGGCCAGGAAGGCCTGCTCATCAGCGCCGGGCGCTTCGACGCCAAGGACATGGCGCCCGGCGAAACCAAGACCTTCTCGTTCGTCTATGAAATCCGCCCCGACTTCAAAGGCGACGAATACCAGCTTGAGCTGGCGGTCGGCGACACCACGCTGGGCGAATCGGTCACCGACAAGATCAAGGTGAAGATCGCCGGGGGCGGACCCGCCCCCGAAGCAGCCAGCGGCGACGTCACCATGACCCACGACGGCGTCGCCGTGCGCGAGGCGCCCATCGACGGCAGCCTGGTGGTGGGCCGCGCCGACAAAGGCAACGCCTTCAAGGTCACCGGCAAGCTGGGGGCGTTCACCCGCGTCGATCTCGACAACGGCCGGTCAGCCTTCGTCGCCACCGCCGACACCAGCGCCGGCGGCACGCCCCACGGCGCCATCCGGCCCGAATGGCAGGTGACGCCACCTTTGCTGACGGTGTCGGCGCCCACGGTGACCACCGGTGAAAGCGTGCACGTCACCGGCCACGTCTCCGACGACAAGGTGGTGCGCGACGTCTACATCCGGGTGTGGAACCGCAACGCCAAGACGGCGATGAAGAAGGTCTTCTATCAGCCGAACACGCCGACCGGCGACCGATCGAAGATGGACTTCGCCGCCGACGTGCCGCTGTGGCCCGGCAGCAACATGGTGCAAGTCTTCGCCCGTGAATCGAACGAAGTGCAATCCCTGCAGACCGCGGTCGTGCTGAAGCGCAGCAGCCCCAACCTGGTCGCCCAGCCGTCCGAAGCCGCCGCCGCCGGCAAGAATCTCCCCACCCCGTCTTTCCCACCCGACAAGGCCCAGCGGTCGACGAAGAAGTAA
- a CDS encoding RNA polymerase factor sigma-32, which produces MASRSKHAARRDRQRRTEPEPESGDSGDSGEPASDDPGGFVETPEMLAALAPENEGVSDTGEGRAAAIDFDSAESLARVERTPLMSSSALMSYLQELRVHPLLDREEEHTLAVQYAQTHDNAAARRLIQANLRLVVKISQEYRRAHKNLLDLIQEGNIGLIQAVQKYDPYRGVKLSSYAAWWIRAYILKFILANWRIVKIGTTQAQRKLFFNLRKEREKLEKAGLEVEARHLAAALDVSEQDVVEMERRLGSSETSLDSPVRGDEGSGRSQGDLVPAAASLRPDVQAEVIEFQELLREKLERFAERLRDRELDIFRERLLSDTPATLQEIGEKYGVSRERARQIEERMKKKLRNFLQAELGDAVDVSSLE; this is translated from the coding sequence ATGGCTTCGCGAAGCAAACATGCCGCTCGTCGGGATCGGCAGCGTCGCACGGAGCCAGAGCCAGAGAGCGGCGATTCCGGCGATTCCGGCGAGCCTGCCAGCGACGACCCCGGCGGGTTCGTCGAGACGCCCGAGATGCTGGCAGCGCTGGCCCCCGAAAACGAAGGCGTCAGCGACACCGGCGAAGGACGGGCGGCGGCGATCGACTTTGATTCGGCCGAGTCGCTGGCCCGGGTCGAACGGACGCCGCTGATGAGCTCGTCCGCCCTGATGTCGTACTTGCAAGAGCTGCGCGTACACCCGCTTCTCGACCGAGAAGAGGAACACACACTGGCGGTGCAATATGCCCAGACCCACGACAACGCGGCGGCGCGGCGGCTGATCCAGGCGAACCTTCGGCTGGTGGTCAAGATCTCGCAAGAATATCGGCGGGCCCACAAGAACCTGTTGGATCTGATCCAGGAAGGGAACATCGGCCTGATTCAGGCGGTGCAAAAGTACGATCCTTATCGGGGCGTCAAGCTGTCATCGTACGCGGCGTGGTGGATCCGCGCGTACATCCTGAAATTCATCCTGGCCAACTGGCGCATCGTGAAGATCGGGACCACCCAGGCCCAGCGCAAGCTGTTCTTCAACCTGCGCAAAGAGCGCGAGAAGCTGGAAAAAGCCGGCCTGGAGGTCGAAGCGCGGCACCTGGCGGCGGCGCTGGACGTCAGCGAACAGGACGTGGTCGAGATGGAGCGGCGGCTGGGTTCGTCGGAGACGTCGCTGGATTCGCCGGTGCGGGGCGACGAGGGCTCGGGCCGGTCGCAGGGGGATCTGGTGCCGGCGGCGGCCAGCCTGCGCCCCGACGTGCAGGCCGAGGTGATCGAGTTTCAAGAGCTGTTGCGCGAAAAGCTGGAGCGGTTCGCCGAACGCCTGCGTGATCGGGAGCTCGACATCTTTCGCGAGCGGCTGCTCAGTGACACCCCGGCCACGCTGCAGGAGATCGGCGAAAAATACGGGGTCAGCCGCGAACGGGCGCGGCAGATCGAGGAGCGCATGAAGAAGAAGCTGCGAAACTTCTTGCAGGCTGAACTCGGCGACGCGGTCGACGTCAGCAGCCTCGAGTGA